From the genome of Flavobacterium ovatum, one region includes:
- the dnaE gene encoding DNA polymerase III subunit alpha yields the protein MYLNCHSFHSLRYGTIPLDDLIDKAVHCGITAMALTDINTVTGIYDFISECKNVNIKPLVGIDFRCGNDFRYIGLAQNTKGLAEMNRFLTHHNFKEIALPKIAPEFEFVTIIYDFKNAPAILKSNEYIGIRPEEVTKLFGYKGDFKKLMILQPVTFRTKQEYQLHKILRAIDNNILLSKLQISDIATSTEVMVSEERLLAVYKEYPKLIANTKAIIDSCDFQFNFDTPKNKKYYTNSKESDIALLTTLAHQGMQWRYGNNNEAALARVYKELKVIDELQFSGYFLITWDIIRYSNSRGFLHIGRGSGANSIIAYCLGITDICPIELDLYFERFLNENRKSPPDFDIDWSWQERDIILEYIFNRYGYENVAFCGTNVEFKYRSIFREVGKVFGLPKDELDHLAKNPMRLQQTNSVVKMVQEYGMLLEKYPNQRSMHSCGIIISEEPITNYTPLEMPPKGFPIVLFDMHVAESIGFEKFDILSQRGIGHIDETVKLVAKNRGIQINIRDTRISKNELKANSFLSQGKTIGCFYIESPAMRGLLRRLKCDNYKTLVAASSIIRPGVAKSGMMKEYIFRHNHPTQFEYFHKVFEEQLGETYGIMVYQEDVIKIALHYGGLPAADGDILRRAMSGKGRSLAALQKVKDHFFASCLKQGHPDALSQEIYRQIESFAGYSFCKAHSASYAVESYQSLYLKVYYPIEFMVAVINNQGGFYRTEVYVHEARMAGAIVNNPCVNKSEFKTNLYGTTIYLGFMLLQGLPSKLAEAIVKERELNGQYNSLDDFCNRVTIGIESLKLLIFIGAFRETGKTKNQLLILASLLFNSSAIENQMLLLQESVKEYKLPTLERSRFEDAFDEIDLLDFPTSHSVFDLLQTPYRGDVMSNQLSLHHKKQVRMLGYLISRKQVPTVRGTMYFGTWIDYEGNYFDTTHFPDNLLQFPFQGGGCYLLLGTVEVDYHFPTLTILKMAKMPFVNDPRYSDAIDHQLRTQQNIKEDISGTDREPYPRAHEINLPRKIIITNTTKLI from the coding sequence ATGTATCTCAACTGCCATTCTTTTCACTCCTTGCGTTACGGTACAATTCCCTTGGACGATCTAATTGATAAAGCAGTTCATTGCGGAATAACTGCAATGGCTTTGACTGATATTAATACCGTAACAGGAATTTATGATTTTATATCTGAATGTAAAAATGTAAACATTAAACCTTTGGTAGGGATTGATTTTCGATGTGGTAACGATTTTCGGTATATTGGGCTGGCACAAAATACAAAAGGTTTAGCTGAAATGAATCGGTTTTTGACGCATCATAATTTTAAAGAAATCGCTCTACCGAAAATAGCACCTGAATTTGAATTTGTTACAATCATTTATGATTTTAAAAACGCTCCCGCCATATTAAAATCAAATGAATATATTGGAATTCGTCCTGAAGAAGTAACAAAACTTTTCGGTTATAAAGGTGATTTTAAAAAACTAATGATCCTGCAACCCGTTACTTTTCGAACCAAACAAGAATACCAATTGCATAAAATTCTAAGAGCCATTGATAATAATATTTTGTTATCAAAACTGCAAATTTCTGATATAGCCACTTCAACTGAAGTAATGGTTTCAGAGGAACGTTTGTTGGCTGTATATAAAGAATATCCGAAATTGATTGCCAATACAAAAGCAATTATTGATAGTTGTGATTTTCAGTTTAATTTTGACACTCCCAAAAATAAAAAGTATTATACCAATTCAAAAGAGAGTGATATAGCTTTGCTGACTACCCTAGCCCATCAAGGAATGCAATGGCGGTATGGAAATAACAATGAAGCTGCTTTGGCACGAGTTTATAAAGAACTTAAAGTCATTGATGAATTACAATTCAGTGGATATTTTTTAATTACATGGGATATTATTAGATATAGTAACAGTCGTGGTTTTTTGCATATCGGAAGAGGGAGTGGAGCTAATTCGATTATAGCTTATTGCTTGGGAATTACTGACATTTGCCCCATAGAATTGGATTTGTATTTTGAACGTTTTTTGAATGAAAACAGAAAGAGTCCACCTGATTTTGATATTGACTGGAGTTGGCAAGAACGGGATATTATTTTAGAATACATATTCAATCGTTATGGATATGAAAATGTAGCTTTTTGTGGTACAAATGTAGAATTTAAGTACCGTTCTATTTTTCGAGAAGTTGGCAAAGTATTTGGATTACCTAAAGATGAATTGGATCATTTGGCTAAAAATCCAATGCGGTTGCAGCAAACCAATAGCGTTGTAAAAATGGTGCAAGAGTATGGAATGTTATTGGAAAAATATCCCAACCAACGCAGTATGCATTCCTGTGGTATTATCATTTCTGAAGAACCCATTACCAATTATACTCCTTTGGAAATGCCTCCCAAAGGTTTTCCGATTGTGCTTTTTGATATGCACGTAGCGGAATCAATAGGTTTTGAAAAGTTCGATATACTGAGTCAACGTGGGATTGGGCATATTGATGAAACTGTGAAATTGGTTGCTAAAAACAGAGGGATTCAAATCAATATTAGAGATACAAGAATTTCAAAGAATGAGCTGAAAGCGAATTCGTTTTTATCGCAAGGAAAAACTATTGGTTGCTTTTATATTGAGAGTCCTGCTATGCGTGGTTTGTTACGTCGATTAAAATGTGATAATTACAAAACATTGGTTGCAGCTTCCTCGATTATTCGTCCTGGTGTTGCTAAGTCTGGAATGATGAAAGAGTATATTTTTAGGCACAATCATCCTACTCAATTTGAGTATTTTCACAAAGTATTTGAAGAACAATTAGGAGAAACCTATGGTATAATGGTTTATCAAGAGGATGTGATTAAAATTGCGTTGCATTATGGTGGTTTACCTGCTGCCGATGGAGATATTTTACGCAGAGCAATGAGTGGCAAAGGTCGTTCGTTGGCTGCTTTACAAAAAGTGAAGGATCACTTTTTTGCAAGTTGCTTGAAACAAGGTCATCCTGATGCACTAAGTCAAGAAATATATCGACAAATAGAGTCTTTTGCAGGTTATTCTTTTTGCAAAGCACACTCTGCTTCCTATGCCGTGGAAAGTTATCAGAGTTTGTATTTGAAAGTCTATTATCCTATTGAGTTTATGGTTGCTGTTATCAATAATCAAGGTGGCTTTTATCGAACTGAAGTGTATGTACACGAAGCACGGATGGCGGGTGCAATCGTTAATAATCCATGCGTGAATAAAAGTGAATTTAAAACCAACTTGTATGGTACAACTATTTATTTAGGTTTTATGCTTTTACAAGGTTTGCCTTCAAAGCTAGCTGAAGCAATTGTTAAAGAACGTGAGCTTAATGGACAATATAATTCTTTAGATGATTTTTGCAATCGAGTAACCATTGGTATAGAAAGTTTGAAACTCTTAATTTTTATTGGTGCTTTTCGAGAAACTGGCAAAACTAAAAATCAGTTGCTCATTCTTGCGAGTTTGTTATTCAATTCCTCCGCAATAGAAAATCAAATGTTGCTGTTGCAAGAATCTGTTAAAGAATACAAATTACCCACTTTGGAACGTTCTCGTTTTGAAGATGCTTTTGATGAAATTGATCTTCTAGATTTTCCCACCTCCCATTCAGTTTTTGATTTGTTACAAACCCCTTACCGTGGGGATGTTATGTCTAATCAATTAAGCTTACATCATAAGAAGCAAGTTCGGATGTTGGGCTATTTGATTTCCAGAAAGCAAGTTCCCACAGTAAGAGGAACAATGTATTTTGGTACTTGGATTGATTATGAAGGCAATTATTTTGATACTACTCATTTTCCTGATAATTTGCTTCAATTTCCTTTTCAAGGTGGTGGATGTTATTTATTATTGGGTACTGTTGAGGTGGATTATCATTTTCCAACTTTGACAATTCTAAAAATGGCAAAAATGCCATTTGTAAATGATCCTAGGTATTCGGATGCCATAGACCATCAGTTAAGAACACAACAAAATATTAAAGAAGATATTAGTGGCACTGATCGGGAACCTTATCCAAGGGCCCATGAAATTAATTTACCTAGAAAGATTATAATTACAAATACAACAAAATTAATTTGA
- the dinB gene encoding DNA polymerase IV: MIRSIVHMDLDTFFVSCERLNNSQLEGIPLIIGGGDRGVVSSCSYEARRFGVRSAMPTSMALKLCPQAKVIKGDMERYSQLSHLVTEVIQEKAPIVEKASIDEFYLDITGMDRFYGCYQWTNELAQRVLQETGLPISFALSINKTVSKIGTGEGKPKGHLDIPEDKVRSFLNPLSIQKIPMVGDVTFQLLSRIGIRTIKTLSEMPAEVLQRMIGKNGVDIWKKANGIDNNPVEPYTERKAISSEHTFIQDTIDIIQLKSVLSGMVEKLAFQLRSEEWLTSTVVVKIRYANFDTETKQCKIAYTSADHLLTQKVLGLFDLLYQRRMRLRLVGIRFTGLVRGTYQIDLFEDTQEMFSLYAAMDKMKSRYGFDAVMRCGGASMKPNNKDSILKRKS, encoded by the coding sequence ATGATACGCTCAATTGTACATATGGATTTGGATACATTTTTTGTTTCTTGTGAACGGTTGAATAATTCACAATTGGAAGGCATTCCTTTAATTATCGGTGGTGGTGACCGTGGAGTAGTTTCCTCTTGTTCCTATGAAGCTCGACGCTTTGGTGTTCGTTCGGCAATGCCAACTTCTATGGCACTAAAACTTTGTCCTCAGGCAAAAGTTATTAAAGGCGATATGGAACGCTATTCGCAATTGTCACATTTGGTTACTGAAGTGATACAAGAAAAAGCACCTATTGTGGAGAAAGCCAGTATTGATGAATTCTATTTAGATATTACTGGAATGGATCGATTTTATGGTTGCTATCAATGGACAAATGAATTGGCTCAACGTGTACTTCAAGAAACTGGATTACCCATTAGCTTTGCTTTGTCCATCAATAAAACGGTTTCTAAAATTGGAACTGGAGAAGGAAAACCCAAAGGACATTTGGATATTCCAGAAGATAAAGTTCGCTCTTTTTTGAATCCCTTATCTATACAGAAAATACCAATGGTTGGCGATGTTACTTTTCAGTTGTTGTCTCGAATAGGTATAAGAACTATAAAAACACTTTCAGAAATGCCAGCCGAAGTTTTGCAACGAATGATTGGAAAAAATGGGGTGGATATTTGGAAAAAAGCCAATGGAATTGATAATAATCCTGTGGAACCTTACACAGAACGCAAAGCAATTTCAAGCGAACATACTTTTATACAAGATACTATTGATATTATACAACTCAAATCAGTTCTTTCAGGGATGGTAGAAAAACTAGCCTTCCAATTACGCTCTGAAGAATGGTTAACATCAACTGTGGTAGTAAAAATACGCTATGCTAATTTTGATACGGAAACCAAACAATGTAAAATAGCCTATACCTCCGCTGACCATTTACTCACTCAAAAAGTATTGGGTTTATTTGATTTGCTCTATCAACGCAGAATGCGCTTGCGCTTAGTGGGTATTCGGTTTACTGGATTGGTTCGTGGCACGTATCAAATTGACTTATTTGAGGATACACAAGAAATGTTTTCACTTTATGCTGCTATGGATAAAATGAAAAGTCGCTACGGCTTTGATGCGGTAATGCGCTGTGGTGGAGCTTCAATGAAACCCAATAATAAGGATTCAATTTTAAAACGTAAATCCTAA
- a CDS encoding PDDEXK nuclease domain-containing protein: protein MEPQFSEIITLIKTARYNAFKAVNTELINLYWEIGKYITTRTQNEGWGKATVQQLAQFIQTQEPELKGFSDKNLWRMKQFYETYNDSPKLATLWRVLSWSHNRLIFPLKTAEEREFYLQLSYNEKYTVRELERQINSSYFERTILSNEKLSTVLRVLPNQELSALPRVLPNEIENIFKENYVLEFLNLPELHSEKDLQKQLILQMKQFLLELGKDFLFVDEEFRLQVGNKDYRTDLLFYHRNLQCLVAFELKTTDFEPEHLGKLNFYLEALDRDVKKEHENPSIGILLCKGKDNEVVEYALSRNLSPTMISEYTIKLPNKKLLQDKLHEFYERIEQSKDEE, encoded by the coding sequence ATAGAACCACAGTTTTCGGAAATTATAACCTTAATAAAAACGGCTCGATACAATGCATTTAAAGCGGTAAATACCGAGCTTATTAATTTGTACTGGGAAATTGGAAAATACATCACCACCCGAACACAAAATGAAGGTTGGGGAAAAGCCACTGTACAACAACTAGCGCAATTTATCCAAACACAAGAACCTGAATTAAAAGGATTTTCGGATAAAAACTTGTGGCGAATGAAGCAGTTTTACGAAACTTATAATGATTCTCCAAAACTCGCCACACTGTGGCGAGTTTTAAGCTGGAGTCATAATAGATTGATTTTTCCTCTAAAAACAGCAGAAGAAAGAGAATTTTACCTGCAATTATCATACAACGAAAAATATACAGTAAGGGAACTCGAAAGACAAATTAATAGCTCCTATTTTGAGCGCACTATATTAAGTAATGAAAAACTCTCAACAGTGTTGAGAGTTTTACCAAATCAAGAACTCTCAGCACTGCCGAGAGTTTTGCCCAATGAAATAGAAAACATCTTCAAAGAGAACTATGTTTTAGAGTTTTTGAACCTACCCGAATTGCATTCTGAGAAAGATTTACAAAAGCAACTCATCTTGCAAATGAAACAGTTTTTGCTCGAATTGGGCAAAGATTTTTTGTTTGTGGACGAAGAATTTCGTTTGCAAGTAGGAAACAAAGATTATCGAACTGATTTGTTGTTTTACCACCGAAACCTACAATGTTTAGTCGCTTTTGAGTTAAAAACCACCGATTTTGAACCCGAACACTTGGGTAAACTCAACTTTTACCTCGAAGCATTAGACCGTGATGTCAAGAAAGAACACGAAAATCCAAGCATTGGTATTTTGCTATGCAAAGGCAAAGACAACGAAGTGGTAGAATATGCCCTTAGCCGAAACCTTTCGCCAACAATGATTAGCGAATACACCATAAAACTACCCAACAAAAAACTATTACAAGACAAACTACACGAATTTTATGAACGCATTGAACAAAGTAAGGATGAAGAATAG
- a CDS encoding N-6 DNA methylase produces the protein MSNISGILKSIQNIMWQDTGLNGDAQRIEQLGWMLFLKIFSDKDKELELMDDDYNSPIPDLFHWENKKGNWAGDDEGMTGDELLEFVDRQLFPALRNIDVSTGNRRALIVREVFEGNNNYMKSGINIRKVLNKLNEIDFNIAKDRHAFGELYEAILKGLQSAGKSGEFYTPRAITSFITEMIDPQLGEKILDPACGTGGYLTCAIEHLKKQANSVEERKSIAENVMGWEYKPLPYLLATTNLILHDMEVPNIRFGDALDQPLSNFTEKHRVNAILANPPFGGIVANNNETNFPQNFRTKESADLFLIMMIHLLKQDGRAGIVLPDGSLTGDGVKQRVRQKLLEDCNLHTIIRLPNSVFQPYATVATNLLFFTKGTPTKEVWYYEHRLPEGQKAYNKTKPIQAKEFNPIKKWWNNREESDIAWKVDIQTIIDRNYDLDIKNPTKAEEAHEYNSAELMEMLHVSFEKSNGLLNQLKQAVK, from the coding sequence ATGAGCAACATTTCAGGAATATTAAAATCCATCCAAAATATCATGTGGCAAGACACTGGACTAAACGGTGATGCGCAGCGCATAGAACAACTAGGCTGGATGCTCTTTCTTAAAATATTTAGTGACAAAGACAAAGAATTAGAACTAATGGATGATGATTATAACTCACCCATTCCAGATCTTTTTCATTGGGAGAATAAAAAAGGCAATTGGGCAGGTGATGACGAAGGCATGACGGGTGACGAATTGCTAGAATTTGTAGACCGCCAACTCTTTCCGGCTTTGCGTAATATTGATGTGAGTACGGGCAACCGTCGTGCACTCATTGTACGTGAGGTTTTTGAGGGGAATAACAATTACATGAAAAGCGGCATCAACATTCGTAAGGTGTTGAATAAACTAAACGAAATCGATTTTAATATTGCCAAAGACCGCCACGCTTTTGGTGAATTGTACGAAGCTATTCTAAAAGGATTGCAAAGTGCGGGTAAAAGTGGGGAATTCTACACACCAAGAGCCATTACGAGTTTTATTACCGAAATGATCGATCCACAATTGGGCGAAAAAATTCTGGATCCCGCTTGTGGAACGGGTGGGTATTTGACCTGTGCTATCGAACATTTAAAAAAGCAAGCCAACAGTGTAGAAGAGCGCAAAAGCATTGCCGAGAATGTAATGGGGTGGGAATACAAACCTTTGCCGTATTTATTGGCTACCACCAATTTGATTTTGCACGATATGGAAGTGCCTAACATTCGTTTTGGGGATGCACTAGACCAACCGCTGTCTAACTTTACCGAAAAACACCGTGTCAACGCTATCTTGGCCAACCCACCTTTTGGAGGGATTGTAGCCAATAATAACGAAACCAACTTTCCGCAGAATTTTAGAACCAAAGAAAGCGCCGATTTGTTCCTGATTATGATGATTCATTTATTGAAACAAGACGGTCGTGCAGGTATCGTTTTACCTGATGGTTCACTTACGGGCGATGGGGTAAAGCAGCGTGTACGACAAAAACTATTAGAAGATTGTAATTTACACACCATTATTCGTTTGCCTAACTCGGTTTTTCAACCCTATGCAACAGTAGCGACCAATTTATTGTTTTTTACCAAAGGAACACCTACCAAAGAAGTTTGGTATTACGAACACCGCTTGCCTGAAGGACAAAAAGCGTACAACAAAACAAAACCGATTCAAGCTAAAGAATTCAACCCGATTAAAAAATGGTGGAACAACCGTGAGGAAAGTGATATTGCTTGGAAAGTTGACATACAAACCATCATAGACCGCAATTATGATTTGGATATAAAAAATCCAACCAAAGCTGAGGAAGCACACGAATACAACAGTGCCGAATTGATGGAAATGCTACATGTTTCTTTCGAAAAAAGTAATGGATTATTGAACCAATTAAAACAAGCGGTGAAATGA
- a CDS encoding helix-turn-helix domain-containing protein, producing the protein MSLFSDNIKALRAKHKTSQEKVAERLMITRGRYVKYEDGTSEAPYDILKKIAQYYQISIDLLLSVDIRKIEIEDLLKLENNRLVLPIQVDQIGENQIELVTQKVKAGYLNGYADPEYIEQLQQISLPFLGNGKYRGFPVEGDSMPPHQDGDIIVGRYLEQLGQVLGDKTYIIITRSEGMVYKRLNKNKEDSLMVSSDNYFYPPYEIRASDILEIWEYQCSIGRSDKKNEVLENVNIKNMFVEIKNEIKDLKNSIKL; encoded by the coding sequence ATGTCATTATTTTCTGACAATATTAAAGCCTTGAGAGCGAAGCATAAAACCTCACAAGAAAAGGTAGCCGAAAGACTTATGATTACAAGAGGTCGTTATGTAAAATATGAAGATGGAACTTCAGAAGCGCCTTATGATATATTGAAGAAAATAGCCCAATACTACCAAATCAGTATTGATTTATTATTGTCTGTTGACATTCGAAAAATTGAAATCGAAGATCTATTAAAATTAGAAAACAATCGGTTGGTTTTACCCATTCAAGTTGATCAAATAGGAGAAAACCAAATCGAATTGGTTACTCAAAAAGTGAAAGCAGGCTACCTCAATGGCTATGCCGATCCAGAATACATTGAGCAACTACAACAAATTTCACTTCCCTTTCTCGGAAACGGTAAATACCGTGGTTTTCCCGTTGAAGGGGATTCTATGCCTCCACACCAAGATGGAGACATAATCGTAGGAAGATATTTGGAACAGCTTGGACAAGTTTTAGGTGACAAAACCTATATTATTATTACACGATCAGAGGGAATGGTGTACAAAAGACTGAACAAAAACAAAGAAGATTCCTTAATGGTTTCATCAGATAATTATTTCTATCCACCCTATGAAATCCGTGCATCTGATATTCTTGAAATATGGGAATACCAGTGTAGTATTGGTCGTAGCGATAAAAAAAATGAGGTATTGGAAAACGTCAATATCAAAAATATGTTTGTAGAAATAAAAAATGAAATAAAGGATTTAAAAAACAGTATCAAATTGTAA
- the hsdR gene encoding EcoAI/FtnUII family type I restriction enzme subunit R — MDKKSLSERDICTKFITPALVSAGWDLQKQILEEVFFTDGKIYVRGKLTSRGERKRADYILYYQDNPIAVIEAKDNKHSIRSGIQQALSYATILDIPCVFSSNGDGFLFHDRTVSDASIETELSLDEFPSPEVLWQKYKQYKGIVTPIGETIALQKYFSDGSGRKPRYYQQIAINRTVEAIANGQNRIILVMATGTGKTYTAFQIIYRLWKSRAKKRILFLADRTALIDQTRKGDFKHFKDKMTVIKKKVISHNNGKEELVSNQKRGIDTSDKAYEVFLGLYQGLTNNEPGIEDAYKDFSPDFFDLIVIDECHRGSSKDDSAWREILTYFNQATHIGLTATPKETKESSNTEYFGEAVYTYTLKQGIDDGFLAPYKVIRVALNVDTEGYRPEQGKTDKEGNEIEDRIYNRKDFDRTLVIDERTDVIAQKVTEYLRGLDRFAKTIIFCSDIDHAERMRNAIARHNADLVAENYKYVMQITGDNEEGKRELDNFINPEEKYPVIATTSELMTTGVDAQTCKVIVLDANINSMTKFKQIVGRGTRINEEFNKLYFTILDFRNATDNFADPAFDGDPIVVKPTTEGTDLENIIDDEEINPDPIIDELTGEEIIIEKPEVREPSSDGEYKKRVKQYVNGVDVSVLVSRELYFDSNGKPITVSLKDYTKEIIKGKYASLDDFLLIWNEADKKQAIIQELQEQGVMVEALYDAVDRELDLFDLICHVAFDQQPLTRKDRANNVKKRNYFTKYEEQARKVLETLLDKYADEGVENIENIDVLRVKPFDAFGSPIEIISHFGNKEHYLEAIRDLEIELYKEA, encoded by the coding sequence ATGGATAAAAAAAGTTTATCAGAAAGAGACATTTGCACTAAGTTTATTACTCCTGCATTAGTAAGTGCGGGCTGGGATTTACAAAAGCAAATACTTGAAGAAGTGTTTTTTACAGATGGAAAAATCTACGTGAGAGGTAAATTAACCTCTCGTGGAGAACGCAAACGTGCAGATTACATATTGTACTATCAAGACAATCCTATTGCGGTAATTGAAGCCAAAGATAACAAACATTCTATACGGTCTGGAATACAACAGGCTTTGAGCTACGCAACTATTCTCGATATTCCATGTGTTTTCAGTAGCAATGGTGATGGTTTTTTATTCCATGATCGTACGGTTTCCGATGCTAGTATTGAAACAGAATTATCATTAGATGAATTTCCTTCGCCTGAAGTGCTATGGCAGAAATACAAACAATACAAAGGCATTGTAACGCCAATAGGCGAAACAATAGCTTTACAAAAATACTTCTCAGACGGTTCTGGTAGAAAACCAAGATATTACCAACAAATAGCAATCAATAGGACGGTTGAAGCTATTGCCAATGGTCAAAATAGAATCATTTTGGTTATGGCTACGGGTACGGGGAAAACCTATACCGCATTTCAGATTATTTATCGATTATGGAAGTCAAGAGCCAAAAAAAGAATCTTATTCCTTGCTGATAGAACTGCTTTAATTGACCAAACTCGAAAAGGTGACTTTAAGCATTTTAAGGATAAAATGACGGTGATCAAGAAGAAAGTTATCAGTCACAATAATGGAAAAGAAGAGTTAGTTAGCAATCAAAAACGAGGAATCGATACTTCGGACAAAGCGTATGAAGTATTCTTAGGATTATATCAAGGGTTAACTAATAATGAACCAGGCATTGAAGATGCTTACAAGGATTTTTCTCCTGACTTTTTTGATTTGATTGTAATTGATGAGTGCCACAGAGGAAGTTCAAAAGACGATAGTGCTTGGAGAGAAATTTTAACGTATTTTAATCAAGCCACTCACATTGGTTTGACCGCCACTCCAAAAGAAACTAAGGAAAGCAGCAACACCGAATATTTTGGCGAAGCTGTTTATACCTATACATTAAAGCAAGGAATTGATGATGGGTTTTTAGCCCCATACAAAGTGATTCGTGTGGCTTTGAATGTAGATACCGAAGGTTATCGACCTGAACAAGGAAAGACTGATAAAGAAGGAAATGAAATAGAAGACCGCATTTACAATCGGAAAGATTTTGATAGAACTCTAGTAATTGACGAGCGAACTGATGTAATTGCTCAAAAAGTAACCGAATATTTAAGAGGACTAGACCGTTTTGCCAAAACCATCATTTTCTGTTCGGATATTGACCATGCTGAAAGAATGCGCAATGCCATAGCGAGACACAATGCCGATTTGGTTGCCGAAAATTACAAATATGTAATGCAAATTACAGGTGATAATGAAGAAGGAAAACGAGAATTAGACAATTTCATTAATCCCGAAGAAAAATATCCTGTTATTGCTACCACTTCGGAGTTAATGACTACGGGAGTTGATGCGCAAACGTGTAAAGTAATTGTGTTGGATGCCAATATCAATTCCATGACCAAGTTCAAGCAAATAGTGGGGCGTGGAACTCGTATCAATGAAGAGTTCAACAAACTCTATTTTACAATTTTAGATTTTCGAAATGCAACCGATAATTTTGCTGACCCTGCTTTTGATGGTGATCCAATTGTGGTTAAACCAACTACTGAAGGCACCGATTTGGAAAATATAATTGATGACGAAGAAATCAATCCTGATCCTATTATTGATGAACTTACAGGCGAAGAAATTATAATCGAAAAACCTGAAGTAAGAGAACCCAGTTCAGATGGAGAATATAAAAAACGTGTAAAGCAATACGTTAATGGTGTAGATGTTTCAGTACTAGTAAGCAGAGAGTTATATTTTGATTCGAATGGAAAACCCATTACAGTAAGCTTGAAGGATTACACCAAAGAAATAATCAAAGGTAAGTACGCTTCACTCGATGACTTTCTTTTGATTTGGAACGAAGCTGATAAGAAACAAGCTATCATTCAGGAATTGCAAGAACAAGGAGTAATGGTGGAAGCTTTGTATGATGCCGTTGATAGGGAATTAGACTTATTTGATTTGATTTGCCATGTAGCATTTGACCAACAACCATTGACTCGAAAAGACAGAGCCAATAACGTTAAAAAGCGAAATTACTTTACCAAATACGAGGAACAGGCTAGAAAAGTATTAGAGACCTTATTGGATAAATATGCTGATGAAGGGGTAGAAAATATCGAAAATATTGATGTTTTGCGAGTGAAACCTTTTGATGCTTTCGGCTCTCCAATAGAGATTATTAGCCATTTTGGAAACAAGGAGCACTATCTTGAAGCTATCCGAGATTTAGAAATAGAATTGTATAAAGAAGCTTAG